One part of the Raphanus sativus cultivar WK10039 chromosome 7, ASM80110v3, whole genome shotgun sequence genome encodes these proteins:
- the LOC108817738 gene encoding nucleolin 2 isoform X9, translating into MSPTEGCATKGMSLLTLNERETTTKRSKPRKRDIGRIRVKGFSIDLPRDDVESALRKHFSSCGEITDVCVHVLTDNLLSDRGFIYFLGGQGTVDKAMQLSGTDVGGWNVIVEPYPFLENADWDPVAFVQGYDTGLGKTEIKRMLFNHFSSCGQIMDIEFHNSTIGVASVYLYGEGAEDKVLDLDGSYMGGCKILVKHIITNGIYTVHPRRRHYGWPR; encoded by the exons ATGTCTCCAACGGAGGGATGCGCGACAAAA GGGATGAGTCTACTGACATTGAACGAAAGGGAAACCACTACTAAGAGATCCAAACCACGAAAACG CGACATTGGGAGAATTCGTGTAAAGGGATTTAGCATCGACCTTCCCCGAGATGATGTGGAAAGCGCGTTGAGAAAACATTTCTCTTCATGTGGAGAGATCACGGATGTTTGTGTCCACGTACTCACGGATAATTTACTCAGCGA tcgtggttttatttattttctgggAGGACAAGGCACAGTTGACAAGGCTATGCAACTTAGTGGAACTGACGTTGGTGGATGGAATGTCATTGTTGAGCCTTATCCTTTTCTGGAAAATGCAGACTG GGACCCTGTTGCCTTTGTCCAAGGATATGACACTGGTCTTGGGAAGACTGAAATCAAGAGAATGTTGTTTAATCATTtctcttcatgtggacagaTCATGGATATCGAGTTTCACAATAG cacCATCGGTGTAGCTTCTGTGTATCTTTATGGAGAAGGTGCAGAAGACAAGGTGTTGGATCTTGATGGGTCCTACATGGGAGGATGCAAAATACTTGTTAAGCATATTATAACGAATGGAATATACACTGTCCACCCTCGTCGTCGTCATTATGGCTGGCCCAG ATAA
- the LOC108817571 gene encoding protein trichome birefringence, protein MASDAVKYTPIHNGTTTTTTTAAAAEIKSFFSAVKPRKTSTFAYAFVITFVCFTLFFAFSPSTNSSSPWFSNIFSSFSSTTAPSSSDNNTSGSHFSSIFSYIIPNITSTVPTNGSTDATNSTSQAPIAKDKTFKSPVVNGTNPVAKNTTLRAPPPENPTPVAKNATFESPVVNGTKPLLPDKSPTGSSNQTRTITTDDVRNHTSAQSPSKAPASVNPTANSSSSSSKGDSVPSVKQEIEKWSASLKDCEFFDGEWIKDETYPLYKPGSCKLIDEQFNCISNGRPDKDFQKLKWKPKKCSLPRLNGGILLEMLRGRRLVFVGDSLNRNMWESLVCILKGSVKDESKVYEARGRHHFRGEAEYSFVFHDYNCTVEFFVSPFLVQETEIVDKKGTKKETLRLDLVGKSSEQYKGADIIVFNTGHWWTHEKTSKGEDYYQEGSNVYHELAVLEAFRKALTTWGRWVEKNVNPNKSLVFFRGYSASHFSGGQWNSGGACDSETEPIKNETYLTPYPSKMKVLERVLRGMRTPVTYLNITRLTDYRKDGHPSVYRKHSLSDREKKAPLLYQDCSHWCLPGVPDSWNEILYAELLVKLNQLGQTRRNP, encoded by the exons ATGGCGTCGGACGCCGTCAAGTATACGCCGATTCACAACGGAACAACCactacaacaacaaccgccGCAGCAGCCGAAATCAAGAGCTTCTTCTCCGCCGTGAAACCGAGAAAAACCTCAACTTTCGCTTACGCCTTTGTGATCACCTTCGTATGCTTCACTCTGTTCTTTGCCTTTAGTCCTTCTACAAACTCGTCTTCCCCTTGGTTCTCCAACAtcttctcttccttctcctccaCCACCGCTCCTTCATCATCAGACAACAACACTTCCGGATCTCACTTCTCTTCGATCTTCTCCTACATCATCCCTAACATCACTTCAACTGTTCCCACCAACGGATCTACCGACGCCACCAACAGTACTTCGCAAGCACCGATTGCTAAAGACAAAACCTTTAAATCTCCGGTCGTAAACGGAACCAACCCAGTTGCCAAAAACACTACTTTACGAGCTCCGCCGCCGGAAAATCCAACTCCGGTTGCTAAAAACGCAACCTTTGAATCTCCGGTCGTAAACGGAACCAAACCTCTGCTTCCAGATAAGTCCCCGACAGGATCGAGCAATCAGACACGAACCATCACCACCGACGATGTTCGAAACCATACATCAGCTCAATCTCCGTCGAAAGCGCCCGCGTCGGTGAATCCGACAGCCAATTCCAGCTCGTCAAGCAGCAAAGGTGATTCGGTTCCTTCGGTGAAGCAAGAGATAGAGAAATGGAGCGCGTCTCTGAAAGACTGCGAGTTCTTCGACGGGGAGTGGATCAAGGACGAAACGTACCCGCTTTACAAACCAGGCTCGTGTAAGCTCATCGACGAGCAATTCAACTGTATCTCAAACGGAAGACCCGACAAGGATTTTCAGAAACTCAAGTGGAAACCTAAGAAATGTAGTTTACCAAG GTTGAATGGAGGTATATTGCTGGAGATGCTAAGAGGAAGGAGGCTAGTGTTCGTGGGGGATTCTCTAAACAGGAACATGTGGGAGTCTTTGGTTTGTATACTTAAAGGGTCAGTGAAAGATGAGAGTAAAGTCTATGAAGCTAGAGGCAGACATCATTTTCGTGGCGAGGCTGAGTACTCCTTCGTCTTCCAT gaTTACAATTGCACTGTGGAGTTCTTTGTTTCACCCTTCTTGGTTCAAGAAACGGAGATCGTTGACAAGAAGGGAACAAAGAAGGAGACTCTTCGACTTGATTTGGTTGGGAAGTCCTCAGAGCAATACAAAGGAGCTGATATTATAGTCTTTAATACCGGACATTGGTGGACTCACGAGAAAACATCCAAAGg GGAGGATTATTATCAAGAAGGAAGCAATGTGTATCACGAACTCGCTGTACTCGAAGCGTTCCGTAAAGCGTTAACCACATGGGGTCGATGGGTCGAGAAGAACGTGAATCCGAACAAGTCCCTCGTCTTCTTCCGGGGCTACTCCGCCTCGCATTTCAGCGGCGGGCAATGGAACTCGGGAGGAGCATGCGACAGCGAAACGGAACCGATCAAGAACGAGACGTACCTAACGCCGTACCCGTCTAAAATGAAGGTGCTGGAGAGAGTGTTGAGGGGTATGAGAACGCCCGTCACGTATCTAAACATCACCAGATTGACGGATTACAGGAAGGATGGCCACCCGTCTGTGTACAGGAAGCATAGCTTATCGGACAGAGAAAAGAAAGCGCCGCTGCTGTACCAAGACTGCAGCCACTGGTGCCTCCCGGGAGTTCCTGACTCTTGGAACGAGATACTGTACGCCGAGCTGCTCGTCAAACTCAATCAGCTTGGCCAAACACGACGGAATCCTTAA
- the LOC108817738 gene encoding nucleolin 2 isoform X7, which yields MSPTEGCATKGMSLLTLNERETTTKRSKPRKRDIGRIRVKGFSIDLPRDDVESALRKHFSSCGEITDVCVHVLTDNLLSDRGFIYFLGGQGTVDKAMQLSGTDVGGWNVIVEPYPFLENADWDPVAFVQGYDTGLGKTEIKRMLFNHFSSCGQIMDIEFHNSTIGVASVYLYGEGAEDKVLDLDGSYMGGCKILVKHIITNGIYTVHPRRRHYGWPSTFSGCI from the exons ATGTCTCCAACGGAGGGATGCGCGACAAAA GGGATGAGTCTACTGACATTGAACGAAAGGGAAACCACTACTAAGAGATCCAAACCACGAAAACG CGACATTGGGAGAATTCGTGTAAAGGGATTTAGCATCGACCTTCCCCGAGATGATGTGGAAAGCGCGTTGAGAAAACATTTCTCTTCATGTGGAGAGATCACGGATGTTTGTGTCCACGTACTCACGGATAATTTACTCAGCGA tcgtggttttatttattttctgggAGGACAAGGCACAGTTGACAAGGCTATGCAACTTAGTGGAACTGACGTTGGTGGATGGAATGTCATTGTTGAGCCTTATCCTTTTCTGGAAAATGCAGACTG GGACCCTGTTGCCTTTGTCCAAGGATATGACACTGGTCTTGGGAAGACTGAAATCAAGAGAATGTTGTTTAATCATTtctcttcatgtggacagaTCATGGATATCGAGTTTCACAATAG cacCATCGGTGTAGCTTCTGTGTATCTTTATGGAGAAGGTGCAGAAGACAAGGTGTTGGATCTTGATGGGTCCTACATGGGAGGATGCAAAATACTTGTTAAGCATATTATAACGAATGGAATATACACTGTCCACCCTCGTCGTCGTCATTATGGCTGGCCCAG
- the LOC108814322 gene encoding nucleolin 1-like produces the protein MKDGLHSFGFIYFLGEGAVDKASQLSGIDVGGWTVIAEPYPLNEHAGCLPAVIVQGYDTLLDKADIEKMLFEHFSSCGEVTRINVHESIGAAVVDLYGEDAEEKVMYLDGSNMVGRKISVKLYTVPTVYSVHPRPRRNRTYYPG, from the exons ATGAAAGATGGTCTACACAG ttttggttttatttattttcttggaGAAGGCGCAGTGGACAAGGCCTCGCAACTTAGTGGAATTGACGTGGGAGGATGGACCGTCATTGCTGAGCCTTATCCGTTAAACGAACATGCGGGCTG TCTCCCTGCTGTAATTGTTCAAGGTTATGACACTCTTCTTGATAAAGCTGATATCGAGAAAATGTTGTTTGAACATTTCTCTTCATGTGGAGAGGTCACTAGAATCAATGTTCACGAAAG CATTGGTGCAGCTGTTGTAGACCTTTATGGAGAAGATGCTGAAGAAAAGGTGATGTATCTTGATGGGAGCAACATGGTTGGACGCAAAATAAGTGTTAAGCTTTATACTGTGCCGACTGTTTACAGTGTCCACCCTCGTCCTCGTCGTAACCGTACTTATTATCCAG GTTAA
- the LOC108814259 gene encoding homeobox-leucine zipper protein HAT14 translates to MELALCLGDNTNKFSFMEKPSKTNNNPSASSTSTSDKDLGFNMGLDVLGFGGHRSLSSSSSPSAEDEKKKNKRKPTPKANDSDGFRVSSSVDPSLQLQLHFPWLPENSRRGGRMLSGAATVPEEEEEAALSMSVSPPDSVTSSFRLDFGIKSYGYERRNNKRDIENDEVERSTSRASNEDNDDDNGATRKKLRLSKDQSAFLEDSFKEHSTLNPKQKIALAKQLNLRPRQVEVWFQNRRARTKLKQTEVDCEYLKRCCESLTEENRRLQKEVKELRALKTSSPFCMQLPATTLTMCPSCERVATSVSQPSTSAAHNIDLSKSSFHSPLIPVKPGTGKQVS, encoded by the exons ATGGAACTAGCCTTGTGTCTAGGTGACAATACTAACAAGTTCTCTTTCATGGAGAAGCCCTCGAAGACTAATAATAACCCCTCTGCCTCATCGACCTCAACTTCCGACAAGGATCTTGGGTTCAACATGGGTTTAGATGTACTTGGTTTTGGTGGTCACAGATCGTTGTCATCCTCATCGTCTCCGTCGGcagaagatgagaagaagaaaaataagagGAAACCAACGCCGAAAGCAAATGATTCTGATGGATTTAGGGTTTCGTCTTCCGTAGATCCGTCACTACAGCTTCAGCTTCACTTCCCTTGGCTCCCTGAGAATA gtCGGCGAGGAGGAAGGATGCTCTCAGGAGCAGCTACGGTGcctgaggaggaagaggaggcaGCGCTTAGTATGTCAGTGTCCCCGCCTGATAGCGTAACGTCGTCGTTTCGGTTGGACTTTGGGATTAAAAGTTATGGTTATGAGAGAAGAAATAATAAGAGAGATATCGAAAACGATGAGGTTGAGAGATCTACTTCAAGAGCCAGCAACGAAGACAACGATGACGACAACGGAGCCACCAGGAAGAAACTAAGGCTCTCTAAAGACCAATCTGCTTTTCTTGAAGATAGCTTCAAAGAACACAGCACCCTTAATCCT AAGCAAAAGATTGCGTTGGCAAAGCAGTTGAATCTTCGACCTCGTCAGGTTGAAGTTTGGTTTCAAAACAGACGAGCCAG GACAAAGCTGAAGCAAACGGAAGTGGACTGTGAATACCTAAAGAGATGCTGTGAGTCACTAACCGAAGAAAACCGGAGGCTTCAAAAAGAGGTTAAAGAATTGAGGGCCTTGAAGACTTCTTCTCCTTTCTGCATGCAGCTTCCAGCCACCACTCTCACTATGTGCCCTTCCTGCGAACGCGTTGCTACCTCAGTTTCACAACCCTCCACGTCAGCTGCACACAACATCGACTTGTCCAAGTCATCATTTCACAGTCCTTTGATTCCGGTTAAGCCTGGGACGGGAAAACAAGTTTCATGA
- the LOC108814321 gene encoding thioredoxin-like 3-1, chloroplastic isoform X2, producing MAALASNPQMLTRQGHSNYKKEQFWRKESLNTEKKCGFFCVKVYNHEKLGRSQVEKEWRLKAFWSNVSQPETVEMVPINDVDELEAVLSDARNLSQPIIIEWMASWCRKCIYLKPKLEKLAAEYNNRTKFYYVDVNKVPQTLVKRGNISFSILMYNAENAYHSVVEGRGDARGSDRRSQRMACY from the exons atGGCAGCTCTAGCATCAAACCCTCAGATGTTAACGAGACAAGGTCACAGTAATTACAAAAAGGAACAATTCTGGAGGAAAGAGAGTTTGAATACGGAGAAGAAGTGTGGGTTTTTCTGTGTGAAGGTTTACAATCATGAAAAGCTTGGGAGGTCACAAGTAGAAAAAGAGTGGAGGTTAAAAGCTTTTTGGTCAAACGTATCACAGCCTGAGACTGTGGAGATGGTACCCATTAATGACGTTGATGAGCTTGAAGCTGTTCTCTCCGACGCACGCAACCTCTCTCAGCCTATCATCATCGAATG GATGGCTTCTTGGTGTCGGAAATGTATTTACTTGAAGCCTAAGTTGGAGAAATTGGCAGCGGAATATAATAACAG aacaaagtTTTACTACGTGGATGTGAACAAGGTCCCTCAAACTTTGGTGAAGCGTGGCAACATCTCG TTTTCCATACTCATGTATAATGCAGAAAATGCCTACCATTCAG TTGTGGAAGGAAGGGGAGATGCAAGAGGAAGTGATAGGAGGTCACAAAGGATGGCTTGTTATTGA
- the LOC108817738 gene encoding nucleolin 2 isoform X6, which yields MSPTEGCATKGMSLLTLNERETTTKRSKPRKRDIGRIRVKGFSIDLPRDDVESALRKHFSSCGEITDVCVHVLTDNLLSDRGFIYFLGGQGTVDKAMQLSGTDVGGWNVIVEPYPFLENADWDPVAFVQGYDTGLGKTEIKRMLFNHFSSCGQIMDIEFHNSTIGVASVYLYGEGAEDKVLDLDGSYMGGCKILVKHIITNGIYTVHPRRRHYGWPRHEILVERHCVPRSHNH from the exons ATGTCTCCAACGGAGGGATGCGCGACAAAA GGGATGAGTCTACTGACATTGAACGAAAGGGAAACCACTACTAAGAGATCCAAACCACGAAAACG CGACATTGGGAGAATTCGTGTAAAGGGATTTAGCATCGACCTTCCCCGAGATGATGTGGAAAGCGCGTTGAGAAAACATTTCTCTTCATGTGGAGAGATCACGGATGTTTGTGTCCACGTACTCACGGATAATTTACTCAGCGA tcgtggttttatttattttctgggAGGACAAGGCACAGTTGACAAGGCTATGCAACTTAGTGGAACTGACGTTGGTGGATGGAATGTCATTGTTGAGCCTTATCCTTTTCTGGAAAATGCAGACTG GGACCCTGTTGCCTTTGTCCAAGGATATGACACTGGTCTTGGGAAGACTGAAATCAAGAGAATGTTGTTTAATCATTtctcttcatgtggacagaTCATGGATATCGAGTTTCACAATAG cacCATCGGTGTAGCTTCTGTGTATCTTTATGGAGAAGGTGCAGAAGACAAGGTGTTGGATCTTGATGGGTCCTACATGGGAGGATGCAAAATACTTGTTAAGCATATTATAACGAATGGAATATACACTGTCCACCCTCGTCGTCGTCATTATGGCTGGCCCAG
- the LOC108814320 gene encoding nucleolin 1-like, whose product MSPTEGCATKGMSLLTLNERETTKRTTRPRKSDIGRIRVMGYSTDLPQDDVESSLRKHFSSCGEITDVYVLVLDDNILNSFGFIYFLGGQGTVDKAMQLSGTDVGGWNVIVEPNPFPEDADWYPVAFVQGYDTGLGKTDIKRMLFNHFSSCGQVRDIMFYKSTIGVASVSLYGEGAEDKVLDLDGSFMGGCKILVKLIPCKTVYTVHPRRRYYGWPR is encoded by the exons ATGTCTCCAACGGAGGGATGCGCGACAAAA GGGATGAGTCTGCTGACATTGAACGAAAGGGAAACTACTAAGAGAACCACCAGACCAAGAAAAAG CGACATTGGGAGAATTCGTGTAATGGGATATAGCACTGACCTTCCCCAGGATGATGTGGAAAGCTCGCTGAGAAAACATTTCTCTTCATGTGGAGAGATCACTGATGTTTATGTCCTCGTACTCGATGATAACATTCTCAACAG ctttggttttatttattttctgggAGGACAAGGCACAGTTGACAAGGCTATGCAACTTAGTGGAACTGACGTTGGAGGATGGAATGTCATTGTTGAGCCTAATCCTTTTCCGGAAGATGCAGACTG GTACCCTGTTGCCTTTGTTCAAGGATATGACACTGGTCTTGGGAAGACTGATATCAAGAGAATGTTGTTTAATCATTTCTCTTCATGTGGACAGGTCAGGGATATCATGTTTTACAAGAG caCCATTGGTGTAGCTTCTGTGTCTCTTTATGGAGAAGGTGCAGAAGACAAGGTGCTGGATCTCGATGGGTCCTTCATGGGAGGATGCAAAATACTTGTTAAGCTTATTCCCTGCAAGACAGTATACACTGTCCACCCTCGTCGTCGTTATTATGGCTGGCCCAg GTAA
- the LOC108815227 gene encoding uncharacterized protein LOC108815227 translates to MVIDVWRDDGWRIQSARSPEIEELLIHLTTISLSDSPSSPLWLVNGKAQKSFSSAQVYRSLLEPLPNVPWYSLIWIKNGIPKHMTLAWLMLLNRSPTRDRLLSWGLQTDSMCLLCNRESESRNHLFLSCSYSSAVWSHFAAGLGLTPQSSSWEDTTHSLLSQTGNKQKIYLSTLAWQATIYELWWERNNRLHRRIYHSQDRIIKRIAIIIRNRISSLRPHRSALASDLSQLWFTLFPS, encoded by the coding sequence ATGGTGATAGATGTTTGGAGAGACGATGGATGGAGAATCCAGTCTGCGAGATCTCCGGAAATTGAAGAACTACTCATCCATCTCACAACGATCTCCCTTTCTGACTCTCCAAGCTCTCCCCTGTGGCTCGTCAATGGCAAAGCGCAAAAATCATTCTCAAGTGCTCAAGTATACCGCTCTCTGCTTGAACCACTCCCCAACGTGCCATGGTACTCTCTGATCTGGATCAAGAATGGGATCCCTAAGCATATGACGCTAGCCTGGTTAATGTTGCTGAACCGAAGTCCTACTAGAGATCGGCTGCTGTCTTGGGGTCTTCAAACAGACTCGATGTGCCTCCTCTGTAATAGAGAAAGCGAATCAAGGAACCATCTATTTCTCTCTTGCTCCTACTCTTCAGCTGTCTGGTCTCATTTTGCTGCAGGTCTCGGCCTTACTccacagtcttcttcttgggaAGACACAACTCACTCTCTCCTGTCTCAGACCGGGAACAAGCAGAAGATTTACCTCTCCACCCTCGCTTGGCAAGCTACGATCTACGAACTCTGGTGGGAACGCAACAATCGCCTCCATCGCCGAATTTATCACTCTCAGGATCGGATCATCAAGCGGATAGCCATCATCATCAGAAACCGCATCTCATCCCTTCGACCACACCGCAGCGCTCTCGCCAGTGATCTGAGTCAACTATGGTTCACCTTGTTCCCATCGTGa
- the LOC108814321 gene encoding thioredoxin-like 3-1, chloroplastic isoform X1, whose product MAALASNPQMLTRQGHSNYKKEQFWRKESLNTEKKCGFFCVKVYNHEKLGRSQVEKEWRLKAFWSNVSQPETVEMVPINDVDELEAVLSDARNLSQPIIIEWMASWCRKCIYLKPKLEKLAAEYNNRTKFYYVDVNKVPQTLVKRGNISKMPTIQLWKEGEMQEEVIGGHKGWLVIEEVRELINKYV is encoded by the exons atGGCAGCTCTAGCATCAAACCCTCAGATGTTAACGAGACAAGGTCACAGTAATTACAAAAAGGAACAATTCTGGAGGAAAGAGAGTTTGAATACGGAGAAGAAGTGTGGGTTTTTCTGTGTGAAGGTTTACAATCATGAAAAGCTTGGGAGGTCACAAGTAGAAAAAGAGTGGAGGTTAAAAGCTTTTTGGTCAAACGTATCACAGCCTGAGACTGTGGAGATGGTACCCATTAATGACGTTGATGAGCTTGAAGCTGTTCTCTCCGACGCACGCAACCTCTCTCAGCCTATCATCATCGAATG GATGGCTTCTTGGTGTCGGAAATGTATTTACTTGAAGCCTAAGTTGGAGAAATTGGCAGCGGAATATAATAACAG aacaaagtTTTACTACGTGGATGTGAACAAGGTCCCTCAAACTTTGGTGAAGCGTGGCAACATCTCG AAAATGCCTACCATTCAG TTGTGGAAGGAAGGGGAGATGCAAGAGGAAGTGATAGGAGGTCACAAAGGATGGCTTGTTATTGAAGAAGTCAGAGAATTGATCAACAAATATGtctga